The Actinomycetota bacterium region ATCGAGCGGGCGGCGCTGGCGGTGATGGCCGCCGAGCCGCGATGCGAACCTGAGTACGCGGCAGTGGTCCACCCGGACACCTTCGCCAGGCAGGAGCGCCTGGAGGCACCCGCCCTCCTGTGCGTTGCCGCGCGGGTGGGTCCCGCACGGCTCATCGACAACCGGGAACTTCCCGTACCCACCACACGGAGGACAAACGTGCCCCGAGCACGCACGATGCTCAAGAGCAAGATCCACCGCGCCACGGTGACCGACGCCAACCTGAACTACGTCGGCTCGATCACCGTGGACCGCGACCTGCTCGACCTCGCCGACGTCCATGAGTACGAGAAGGTGAGCGTGCTCAACATCAACACCGGCGCCCGGTTCGAGACCTACGCCATCAATGGCCCCCGCGGCCGTGGCGACATCTGCCTCAACGGCGCGGCCGCCCGGCTGGGGCACCCCGGCGACCTGGTGATCATCCTCACCTACGCCGAGTACGACGAGGCCGAGCTGATGGGCGGCCACGAGCCCACCGTGGTGCAACTGAACTCCCGCAACGAGGTGACCGACCTGGTGGAGGACATGGTGCCGGTTATGTGGGAGGTCGAGTAAGCATCCTCGCCGCCTCCGACATCCGGGCGCTCAAGGGCACTCGCCGGCTGGCGACGCTCACGGCATACGACTACCCCATGGCCCTGGCTCTCGACCAGGTGGGGCTCGACGTCATCCTCGTGGGCGACAGCCTCGGAGAGGTGGAGTTGGGGTACGACTCCACCCGCGCCGTCACGCTCGAGATGATGGCGCACCATGTGCGGGCGGTGGCGAACGGTGCCACGCGCACGCACATCTGCGGTGACATGCCCGCGGGCTCGTACGCCGATCCGCGGCAGGCGGTGGCGAGCGCGATGACCCTGGTGTCAGCAGGCGCGCACTCGGTGAAGCTCGAGGGCGCGCTGATCCCGCAGGTGGGGGCCATCATCGATGCCGGCATCCCCGTGATGGGCCACGTGGGACTCCTGCCGCAGACCGCCGAGGGCGGCTACCGCAAGCAGGGCGGGACCACCCGGGACGCCGACCGCCTCGTGGCCGAGGCCATCGCGCTCGACCGCACCGGGTGCTTCGCGATCGTCATCGAGTGCGTGCACGCCGAGGCCGCCAGGCGCATCACCGCGGCCGTGGGCGCGCCCACCATCGGCATCGCCGCCGGCATCAACTGCGACGGCCAGGTGCTGGTGAGCACCGACCTCATCGGGCTGCTGCCCGACCCGCCGGCCTTCGTAGCGCCGCGTGCAAACGTGCGCGACATCATCATCGGCGCGGCCGCGGAGTTCGCCGCCGAGGTGCGCGCGACCAAGAGCGAGCCGGCCGCGCGAAGCGCGAGGCCATAGCCAAGCCCCGGTGTCAGGCACCTAACCAAGCCGCGCGCCTTGCGTGACGGTCGGTTAAGTGCCTGACACCGGGGTGGCTAGATCAGGCCGCCCTTTGCAATCTTCCTCAGGTT contains the following coding sequences:
- a CDS encoding aspartate 1-decarboxylase, producing MLKSKIHRATVTDANLNYVGSITVDRDLLDLADVHEYEKVSVLNINTGARFETYAINGPRGRGDICLNGAAARLGHPGDLVIILTYAEYDEAELMGGHEPTVVQLNSRNEVTDLVEDMVPVMWEVE
- the panB gene encoding 3-methyl-2-oxobutanoate hydroxymethyltransferase; amino-acid sequence: MLAASDIRALKGTRRLATLTAYDYPMALALDQVGLDVILVGDSLGEVELGYDSTRAVTLEMMAHHVRAVANGATRTHICGDMPAGSYADPRQAVASAMTLVSAGAHSVKLEGALIPQVGAIIDAGIPVMGHVGLLPQTAEGGYRKQGGTTRDADRLVAEAIALDRTGCFAIVIECVHAEAARRITAAVGAPTIGIAAGINCDGQVLVSTDLIGLLPDPPAFVAPRANVRDIIIGAAAEFAAEVRATKSEPAARSARP